The following proteins are co-located in the Hydractinia symbiolongicarpus strain clone_291-10 chromosome 7, HSymV2.1, whole genome shotgun sequence genome:
- the LOC130648942 gene encoding uncharacterized protein LOC130648942: protein MSITLYHYTDTDGRQGIQSSGRIKMSDRSNDMRYGKGVYFTSIPPSVPKQLIAANNYDGRSNAAANRMMNAGRVDNYVAVQFNANDPNLKQAPSDRNVFLYKKDINLHQFHHNFGEA, encoded by the coding sequence ATGTCGATAACACTTTATCATTACACTGATACTGACGGAAGACAGGGTATTCAATCAAGTGGTCGTATCAAAATGTCTGACAGAAGTAATGATATGAGATATGGCAAAGGAGTGTATTTTACAAGCATCCCACCGTCTGTCCCGAAGCAATTAATCGCTGCGAACAACTATGACGGTAGAAGTAATGCTGCTGCAAACAGAATGATGAACGCAGGGAGAGTTGACAACTATGTTGCAGTGCAGTTTAATGCCAATGACCCCAACTTAAAACAGGCGCCTTCAGACCGTAACGTCTTCCTTTACAAGAAAGATATAAATTTGCACCAATTCCATCACAATTTTGGTGAAGCGTAG